One segment of Arthrobacter sp. MMS18-M83 DNA contains the following:
- a CDS encoding demethylmenaquinone methyltransferase, producing the protein MNRASLEKRPDEVATMFDDVAPKYDVVNDVLSMGQTRRWRRVVVEAMDVRVGQKVLDLAAGTGTSSEPYADAGVDVVACDFSLGMLKVGKRRRPDINFVAGDATNLPFADNSFDACTISFGLRNVNEPQKALEEMLRVTKPGGRLVIAEFSAPVVPLWRTMYTEYLMRALPAIATKVSSNPDAYVYLAESIRAWPDQDHLAAWLQEAGWTDVNYRNLSGGIVAVHRAQKPGAEHRESVPVAKLRRQIKPRRQAGDQSR; encoded by the coding sequence ATACGACGTCGTCAACGATGTCCTGTCCATGGGGCAGACCCGGCGTTGGCGCCGCGTCGTCGTGGAAGCGATGGATGTTCGGGTGGGCCAAAAGGTCCTTGACCTGGCTGCCGGCACCGGTACCTCCAGCGAACCGTACGCCGACGCCGGAGTGGATGTTGTGGCCTGCGATTTCTCGCTGGGGATGCTGAAGGTTGGCAAGCGCCGCCGTCCGGACATCAACTTCGTTGCCGGAGACGCTACCAATCTGCCTTTCGCGGACAACTCCTTTGACGCGTGCACCATTTCCTTCGGCCTCCGCAACGTCAACGAACCACAGAAGGCCCTGGAAGAGATGCTCCGCGTCACCAAGCCCGGCGGACGCCTGGTCATCGCAGAATTCTCGGCCCCGGTGGTGCCCCTCTGGCGCACTATGTACACCGAATACCTGATGCGCGCCCTGCCTGCCATCGCCACCAAGGTCTCTTCCAACCCGGACGCCTACGTGTACCTTGCCGAGTCCATCCGCGCTTGGCCGGACCAGGACCACCTGGCCGCTTGGCTGCAGGAAGCCGGCTGGACCGACGTCAACTACCGCAACCTGAGCGGTGGCATCGTAGCGGTGCACCGCGCCCAGAAGCCCGGTGCCGAACACCGGGAAAGCGTCCCCGTGGCCAAGCTGCGCCGCCAGATCAAGCCGCGCCGCCAAGCCGGCGATCAGTCCCGCTAA
- a CDS encoding geranylgeranyl reductase family protein — translation MNVLIVGAGPAGSTAAYYLAQAGIAVTVLEKTTFPREKVCGDGLTPRAVREIQKLGLPHAEDGGWRRNKGLRLIAGGRTIELPWPEVADFPTYGLIRTRLGFDEELARHAQAAGAVVLERHSVTEALRDDAGRVIGARAAILDESGRKTGETRDFHADVVLAADGNSTRTAVSLGIHKRDDRPLGVAVRTYFASPRHDDDWMEGWLELPGKSGKPLPGYGWVFGVGDGTSNVGLGILNSSKEFGKLDYKQVLREWTAGMPSDWGFTPENQAGEIRGAALPMGFNRTPHYSPGLMLLGDAGGMVSPFNGEGISYAMESARFAAEFIIDASSRSRSAGWTADDADAHLSRYADYVRDQWGSHFTLGRVFAALIGKPAVMKLALRTGMPIPVLMRFVVRLLANLTDASAKGFEDRVIRVLEMLVPATSNTTSTVVSTRAGTESTLSTAKS, via the coding sequence GTGAACGTACTGATAGTCGGCGCAGGACCAGCAGGTTCCACCGCCGCGTACTACCTTGCCCAGGCTGGAATCGCCGTGACGGTGCTGGAGAAGACCACCTTCCCGCGCGAAAAGGTCTGCGGCGACGGACTCACTCCCCGCGCGGTCCGCGAAATCCAGAAGCTCGGCCTTCCTCACGCCGAGGACGGGGGTTGGCGCCGCAACAAGGGGCTCCGCCTGATCGCCGGCGGCCGGACCATCGAGCTGCCCTGGCCCGAAGTTGCCGACTTTCCCACCTACGGACTCATCCGCACCCGCCTCGGATTCGACGAGGAGTTGGCCCGGCACGCCCAGGCGGCAGGCGCCGTCGTCCTTGAACGCCACAGCGTCACCGAAGCCCTGCGCGACGACGCCGGGCGGGTGATCGGCGCCCGGGCCGCGATCCTCGACGAGTCCGGACGCAAGACGGGCGAAACGCGCGACTTCCACGCCGACGTCGTACTCGCCGCGGACGGCAACTCGACCCGCACAGCCGTTTCGCTCGGCATCCACAAGCGCGATGACCGCCCGCTGGGCGTCGCGGTCCGCACCTATTTCGCCTCGCCCCGCCACGACGACGACTGGATGGAAGGCTGGCTTGAGCTGCCGGGCAAGTCCGGCAAGCCGCTGCCCGGCTACGGTTGGGTGTTCGGCGTCGGGGATGGAACGTCCAACGTTGGCCTCGGAATCCTGAACTCTTCCAAGGAATTCGGCAAGCTCGACTACAAGCAGGTCCTGCGCGAATGGACCGCCGGCATGCCGTCCGATTGGGGCTTCACACCGGAAAACCAGGCGGGGGAGATCCGCGGCGCCGCGCTGCCCATGGGCTTCAACCGGACCCCGCACTACTCGCCGGGGCTCATGCTCCTGGGCGACGCAGGCGGCATGGTTTCCCCGTTTAACGGCGAGGGCATTTCCTACGCCATGGAGTCCGCCCGCTTCGCGGCCGAGTTCATCATCGACGCATCGTCCCGTTCGCGCTCGGCGGGATGGACAGCCGACGACGCCGACGCGCACCTTTCGCGGTACGCGGACTACGTGCGGGACCAGTGGGGTTCACACTTCACCTTGGGACGCGTCTTTGCAGCGCTCATCGGCAAGCCTGCCGTCATGAAACTCGCGCTGCGGACCGGCATGCCCATCCCAGTGCTGATGCGCTTTGTGGTGAGGCTGCTCGCCAACCTCACGGATGCGTCCGCCAAGGGTTTCGAGGACCGCGTCATCCGCGTCCTCGAGATGCTTGTGCCAGCCACGTCCAACACTACGTCCACCGTCGTTTCCACTCGCGCCGGCACCGAATCAACGCTTTCCACCGCGAAAAGTTAG